A stretch of DNA from Paenibacillus sp.:
ATCGACGATTATTTCGACGAGGAAAAAATTTTTTGAATATTGCGACGTATCATTATATGATAAAAGCAAGCATAAAGAGTAACCATGGGAGGTGGCGCGGATGGCGAACCATGACGGGAAGTTCATATTCGTGTTTACGGGACCCGACGGGTCCGGTCGCAAGTCCGTGGCGGACGCCGTCGGACTGACCCTTGGCGTCCAGAAGATCATCTCGTACACGACGCGCGGCAAGCGTCCGATCGAAGAAGACGGCCAAGATTATTACTTCGTCGACGAAGCCTCTTTCCGGTCGGCGGCGGCGGCGGGGGAATTCGTCGAACACTTGACCATTCACGGCTACCGGTACGGCATCAAAGAAGCGGACATTACTAGAGGATTCGAAAAAGGAAGCGTTTACGTCATTATGAACCGGCACGGCGCGGATATTTTGAAACAGAAGTACGGCGACCACGTGATCCGCATTTTCTTGTACGCTGACCGCAACACGGTGCGCGAGCGGCAAGTGAGAGACGGATTATCCGAGCCCGAAATCGAACGGCACTTATCCCATTACGACGAAGACATGGCCTACGGGCCTCAATGCGAGCATTCGGTCGAAAATATCAACGATCTCGGGCATACGGTGTATCATGTGACAAATGTGCTGGAGGAATACTTGCAGCGGGATTTGGTGGATAAGGATTAGCGGCGCAGTGGCTTGTGCCGCCGGCGGCAGCGGCGGGAAGCGCGTTATGGGAAGAGAGTATGCAAAAGAAGGGCAGGGTGTTGTCTTCTTATGCATACATGGTTCCCATAACGGGGGCTTGTGCCGCCGGCGGCAGCGGCGAGAGGCGGGTTATGGGAAGGGAGTATGCAAAAGAAGGGCAGGGTGTTGCCTTCTTATGAATACATGGTTCCCATAACGGGGACCGGTGCCGCCGGCTGGAGCGGCGAGAGGCGCGTTATGGGAAGGAAGTATGCAAAAGAAGGGCAGGGTGTTGCCTTCTTATGCATACATGGTTCCCATAACGCGCCGGGGTTGTTTTCGGCATGAATCAAAAATATCTTCAAGCTTGTCTTCAATCTGAGAGGCCCTAGGGCCTCTCTTTTATTGTTTTCTGTATACATTACAAAACGAAGGCCAGGAATTATGTGGATTTTCCAAAATCATGTCCTCCAAATTGACGCGGCTCTCGAACACGAACAGTCCCTGTAGTAGGGGGAATCGAAGCGTTCCGACGACGGGAGGAAACCTATGAAATTCGCGACGTTCAAGATCGACGGCGCCGAGCGGCATTGTTCCGATCGCTGCGATCCGTGCGGCAGAGGGTGTCGACTGGCCGCTCGACATGTCGAGCTGATCGCTTCGGGACGCATGCGGGAAGCCGTCGCATGGTATCGGGACGGGGGAGCCGGCTAGCTGGACGCCATGCGACATGGAAGTAAGCACGGCGCTGAACGGAACGGTTGTGCATAAAACAAATTGCGCCATATGAGATTCCGTCCATGGCAAATCGTCGCGTTCCACTCGCTGGTCATGACGCTGCTGCCCGGCGACGCCATTATGACGGGGACGCCGGGGGCCGTCGTCATC
This window harbors:
- a CDS encoding fumarylacetoacetate hydrolase family protein, which encodes MRFRPWQIVAFHSLVMTLLPGDAIMTGTPGAVVIAEGDAAECRIEGIGALTNPVGRLPQP
- a CDS encoding guanylate kinase, yielding MANHDGKFIFVFTGPDGSGRKSVADAVGLTLGVQKIISYTTRGKRPIEEDGQDYYFVDEASFRSAAAAGEFVEHLTIHGYRYGIKEADITRGFEKGSVYVIMNRHGADILKQKYGDHVIRIFLYADRNTVRERQVRDGLSEPEIERHLSHYDEDMAYGPQCEHSVENINDLGHTVYHVTNVLEEYLQRDLVDKD